The following are from one region of the Mycolicibacterium diernhoferi genome:
- the pruA gene encoding L-glutamate gamma-semialdehyde dehydrogenase: MDALTGITQVPLPHNEPVHDYRPGSAERTRLLSALDAQSADTVELPHVIGGDRRMGSGERIDVVAPHHHDRVLGTMTNAGHADAGAAIEAALHAKNDWAALPFDERAAVFLRAADLLAGPWREKIAAATMLGQSKTAYQAEIDAPCELVDFWRFNVAFARQILAQQPVSGPGVWNRTDYRPLEGFVYAITPFNFTAIAGNLPTAPALMGNTVVWKPSPTQTLAAHLTMALLEEAGLPPGVINLLAGDGRAVSEVALADPRLAGIHFTGSTATFQHLWREVGNHIDRYHTYPRLVGETGGKDFILAHPSARPDVLRTALIRGAFDYQGQKCSAASRAYIPRSVWQRMGDDFLSATEALRFGDITDLTNYGGALIDERAFAKNVAAIERAKGAPGVTLAAGGEYDDSEGYFVRPTVLLSDDPTDEAFSTEYFGPILAVHVYPDGQFDDILGVVDSTAAYALTGAVIADDRAAVATAAHRLRDTAGNFYVNDKPTGAVVGQQPFGGSRASGTNDKAGSLLNLLRWTSARSIKETFVPPTSHEYPHMEA; the protein is encoded by the coding sequence ATGGATGCACTCACCGGAATCACCCAGGTGCCGTTGCCGCACAACGAGCCGGTCCACGACTACCGCCCCGGCTCGGCCGAACGCACCCGCCTGCTCAGTGCCCTCGACGCCCAGTCCGCCGACACCGTCGAGTTGCCCCACGTCATCGGCGGAGACCGCCGGATGGGCAGCGGAGAACGCATCGACGTCGTCGCGCCGCACCATCACGACCGGGTGCTGGGCACGATGACCAACGCCGGGCACGCCGATGCAGGCGCCGCCATCGAGGCCGCGCTGCACGCCAAGAACGATTGGGCCGCACTCCCCTTCGACGAGCGGGCCGCGGTGTTCCTGCGGGCCGCCGATCTGCTGGCCGGGCCGTGGCGGGAGAAGATCGCCGCCGCCACAATGCTCGGCCAATCCAAGACCGCGTATCAGGCCGAGATCGACGCGCCGTGCGAGCTGGTCGACTTCTGGCGGTTCAACGTCGCGTTCGCCCGGCAGATCCTGGCCCAGCAGCCGGTCAGCGGCCCCGGGGTGTGGAACCGTACCGACTACCGCCCCCTGGAGGGCTTCGTCTACGCCATCACCCCGTTCAACTTCACGGCCATCGCCGGGAACCTGCCCACCGCGCCCGCGCTGATGGGCAACACCGTGGTGTGGAAACCGTCGCCCACCCAGACCCTCGCAGCCCACCTCACCATGGCCCTGCTGGAGGAGGCCGGGCTCCCGCCGGGGGTGATCAACCTGCTCGCCGGGGACGGGCGGGCGGTCTCGGAGGTGGCGCTGGCCGACCCGCGGCTGGCCGGCATCCATTTCACCGGGTCGACCGCCACCTTCCAGCACCTGTGGCGGGAGGTCGGAAACCACATCGACCGGTATCACACCTACCCGCGTCTGGTCGGTGAGACCGGCGGCAAGGACTTCATCCTCGCGCACCCGTCGGCTCGCCCGGATGTGTTGCGCACCGCCCTGATCCGCGGTGCGTTCGACTATCAGGGCCAGAAGTGTTCGGCCGCGTCGCGGGCCTACATCCCGCGTTCGGTCTGGCAGCGGATGGGCGATGACTTCCTGTCGGCCACCGAGGCGCTGCGCTTCGGCGACATCACCGACCTGACCAACTACGGCGGTGCGCTGATCGACGAACGGGCCTTCGCCAAGAATGTCGCGGCGATCGAGAGAGCCAAGGGGGCCCCGGGCGTCACGCTCGCCGCAGGCGGTGAATACGACGACAGCGAGGGCTATTTCGTGCGCCCGACGGTGCTGTTGTCCGACGACCCGACCGATGAGGCGTTCTCGACGGAGTACTTCGGCCCGATCCTGGCCGTGCACGTCTATCCCGACGGCCAGTTCGACGACATCCTCGGCGTCGTCGACAGCACCGCCGCCTACGCACTCACCGGCGCCGTGATCGCCGACGACCGGGCCGCGGTGGCGACCGCGGCACACCGGTTGCGCGATACCGCAGGCAACTTCTACGTCAACGACAAACCGACCGGCGCCGTCGTCGGACAGCAGCCCTTCGGCGGTTCGCGCGCCTCGGGTACCAACGACAAGGCCGGATCGCTACTGAACCTGCTGCGCTGGACGTCGGCCCGCTCCATCAAGGAAACGTTCGTGCCGCCCACCAGCCACGAATACCCGCACATGGAGGCCTGA
- a CDS encoding PucR family transcriptional regulator, whose protein sequence is MAGVGLGRLILALDATMVRLVEAPRGLDLPVASAALIDADDARLGLAVSVGAADIFFLLGIPDREALHWLDGQARTRAPAAIFVKEPSEAVITRATAAGTAVVAVEPAARWERVYRLVNYVLEHHGDRADPLHDPSTDLFGLAQSIADRTHGMVSIEDAQSHVLAYSASSDEADELRRLSILGRAGPPEHLQWLARWGIFDALRAGPAVVRVAARPELGLRPRLAAGIHRGGRDRLSPGFAGTIWLQQGSAPLAEDAEEVLRGGAVLAARILARLAAIPSAHAALVAEILGLGDAARDVSDLARELGVPVDGKPTVIGFAGDHPEPAQLADVLALSASAFRADAQVIPHGSRVYVLFAHPGRASVPSWVRGMIPTLRARLGIDLQAVIATAPGGLAAAAQARAEVDRVLDSAGRHPGTLAAVTSLAEARTTVLLDEIITTIAADDRLIDPRVRALRADEPALAHTLSVFLDRFGDVAATAEELHVHPNTVRYRVRRVEQVLETSLSDPDARLLLALSLRATA, encoded by the coding sequence ATGGCGGGTGTCGGGCTGGGTCGGCTGATCCTGGCATTGGACGCCACCATGGTGCGGCTGGTCGAGGCCCCGCGCGGGCTCGACCTGCCGGTGGCCTCCGCCGCCCTGATCGACGCCGACGACGCGCGGTTGGGTCTGGCGGTCAGCGTCGGTGCGGCCGACATCTTCTTCCTGCTCGGCATCCCCGACCGTGAGGCGCTGCATTGGCTGGACGGGCAGGCGCGCACCCGCGCGCCGGCGGCGATCTTCGTCAAGGAACCGTCCGAAGCGGTGATCACCCGCGCCACCGCCGCCGGGACCGCCGTCGTCGCGGTGGAACCGGCGGCCCGCTGGGAGCGGGTGTACCGCCTGGTCAACTACGTTCTCGAACATCACGGCGACCGCGCCGACCCGCTGCACGACCCGAGCACCGATCTGTTCGGGCTGGCCCAGTCCATCGCCGACCGCACCCACGGCATGGTGAGCATCGAGGACGCCCAGTCGCATGTGCTGGCGTATTCGGCCTCCAGCGATGAGGCCGACGAACTGCGCCGGCTGTCCATCCTGGGCCGGGCCGGGCCACCCGAGCATCTGCAGTGGCTGGCGCGGTGGGGCATCTTCGATGCGCTGCGCGCCGGCCCGGCGGTGGTGCGGGTCGCCGCGCGTCCGGAACTCGGGTTGCGGCCCCGACTGGCAGCGGGAATCCATCGCGGCGGCCGGGATCGGCTCTCCCCCGGGTTCGCCGGCACCATCTGGCTGCAGCAGGGCTCCGCGCCGCTGGCCGAGGACGCCGAGGAGGTGCTGCGCGGCGGCGCCGTGCTGGCGGCGCGCATCCTGGCCCGGTTGGCCGCCATCCCGTCGGCGCACGCCGCACTGGTGGCCGAGATCCTGGGTCTGGGCGACGCCGCCCGGGACGTCTCCGATCTCGCCCGCGAACTCGGGGTGCCCGTCGACGGCAAGCCCACCGTCATCGGGTTCGCCGGCGACCATCCCGAACCGGCGCAACTGGCCGACGTGCTGGCGTTGAGCGCCAGCGCCTTTCGCGCCGACGCCCAGGTGATTCCGCACGGTTCACGGGTGTACGTGCTGTTCGCGCACCCCGGCCGCGCGTCGGTGCCGTCCTGGGTGCGCGGGATGATCCCCACCCTGCGGGCCCGGCTGGGCATCGACCTGCAGGCCGTGATCGCCACCGCCCCGGGCGGACTGGCCGCAGCCGCGCAGGCCCGCGCGGAGGTCGACCGGGTACTCGATAGTGCGGGACGGCACCCCGGCACTCTGGCCGCGGTGACCTCGCTGGCCGAGGCCCGCACCACGGTGCTGCTCGACGAGATCATCACCACCATCGCCGCCGACGACCGTCTGATCGATCCGCGGGTGCGGGCCCTGCGCGCGGACGAACCGGCGCTGGCCCACACGTTGAGCGTCTTCCTGGACCGGTTCGGCGACGTCGCCGCCACCGCCGAGGAACTGCACGTGCACCCCAACACGGTGCGGTACCGGGTGCGCCGCGTCGAACAGGTACTGGAGACCTCGCTGAGCGACCCCGACGCGCGGCTGCTGCTGGCGCTGAGCCTGCGCGCCACGGCCTGA
- a CDS encoding carotenoid oxygenase family protein: MTPPVVSENTAPAAPLRPSANPFLAGNYAPVHEEVTVTDLDVTGTIPDYLDGRYLRVGPNPLTDPDPAKHHWFLGDGMAHGLRLADGTAHWYRNRWVRSALVARALGEPWKPGARGAGLDFAGNTNIIGHAGRTLVLTEAGARPYELTEELDTVGGSDFCGTLVHGYSAHPKHDPDTGELHAVSYHPMRGNRVRYTVTGVDGRVRRAVDIELTEQTMMHDFSLTEHYVVLYDMPVVLDFGGGPIGRAVSRFVATHSAPDAVVRAVMRGSERTRGGINAMPYRWAPEKQARIGVLPRDGHSGDIRWFEVPQCYVFHPLNAYEDGAGLVLDVVTHPSVFAVGAGLFEPPALDRWTVDLATGRVSSARLDDDPQEFPRVDERRVGKPHRYGYTIGSVMTADSSTPRTLLRHDLHTGQTRRVTFDDDGEPGEFVFVPASADAAEDDGVVMGFVYRRGTDRSDLVLLDAQTLETAAVVHLPCRVPHGFHGNWVPGTG; the protein is encoded by the coding sequence ATGACCCCACCCGTCGTCTCCGAGAACACCGCCCCCGCGGCACCGCTGCGGCCGTCGGCCAACCCGTTCCTGGCCGGCAACTACGCACCGGTCCACGAGGAGGTCACCGTCACCGACCTGGACGTCACCGGCACCATCCCCGACTACCTCGACGGCCGCTATCTGCGCGTCGGCCCCAACCCGCTCACCGATCCGGACCCGGCCAAGCACCACTGGTTCCTCGGCGACGGTATGGCGCACGGCCTACGCCTGGCCGACGGCACCGCGCACTGGTACCGCAACCGCTGGGTCCGCTCGGCGCTGGTGGCCCGTGCCCTCGGCGAGCCCTGGAAGCCCGGGGCCCGCGGCGCGGGGCTCGATTTCGCGGGAAACACCAACATCATCGGCCATGCCGGGCGCACGCTGGTGCTCACCGAGGCGGGTGCGCGGCCCTACGAGCTGACCGAGGAACTCGACACCGTCGGCGGATCGGACTTCTGCGGCACCCTCGTCCACGGGTACAGCGCGCACCCCAAGCACGACCCGGACACCGGTGAGCTGCACGCGGTGTCCTATCACCCCATGCGCGGCAACCGGGTTCGCTACACCGTCACCGGCGTCGACGGCCGGGTCCGCCGAGCCGTCGACATCGAACTGACCGAGCAGACGATGATGCACGACTTCTCGCTGACCGAACACTACGTCGTGCTCTACGACATGCCGGTCGTGCTGGATTTCGGCGGCGGCCCCATCGGCCGGGCCGTGAGCCGTTTCGTGGCAACACATTCCGCACCCGATGCGGTGGTGCGCGCGGTGATGCGGGGATCCGAACGCACCCGGGGCGGCATCAACGCCATGCCGTATCGCTGGGCGCCGGAGAAGCAGGCCCGCATCGGGGTGCTGCCCCGCGACGGGCACAGCGGCGACATCCGCTGGTTCGAGGTCCCCCAGTGCTACGTGTTCCATCCGCTGAACGCCTACGAGGACGGCGCCGGACTGGTGCTCGACGTCGTCACGCACCCGTCGGTGTTCGCCGTCGGCGCCGGGCTGTTCGAGCCCCCGGCGCTGGACCGCTGGACCGTCGACCTGGCCACCGGCCGGGTGTCCTCGGCGCGCCTGGACGACGACCCGCAGGAGTTCCCCCGCGTCGACGAGCGCCGTGTCGGCAAGCCGCATCGCTACGGCTACACCATCGGCAGCGTGATGACCGCGGACAGCTCCACCCCGCGCACCCTGCTGCGCCACGACCTGCACACCGGGCAGACCCGCCGGGTGACTTTCGACGACGACGGTGAGCCCGGCGAGTTCGTCTTCGTCCCAGCCTCGGCCGATGCCGCCGAGGATGACGGCGTGGTGATGGGATTCGTCTACCGCCGCGGCACCGACCGCAGCGATCTGGTGCTGCTCGACGCGCAGACGCTGGAGACGGCGGCCGTGGTGCACCTGCCCTGCCGGGTGCCGCACGGCTTTCACGGCAACTGGGTTCCCGGCACCGGTTAG
- a CDS encoding sensor histidine kinase, which yields MDGGGPEHPTWHWLWDLYMTAMCGVTIGGVLLLDDSVPGRSPAGAVAALVAMLVWLTVVGRRVPRLGGLGPRPLGYVLVAVALWCVAMWCAPAAVAAIPALFPVVFSTLPLGAAIGAAVTIAVLPLGLVLADSGASSRYLTIALAVALMGLVTGPILGIFIVNSVRQRMALALLVDELRDSRAETSRLSREAGVAAERERLAGEIHDTLAQGFTSIVALTQAIEAEMGTDPEAAARHLALIESTARENLTEARTMVTRLTPTALDGATLPAAIRRLCLAFEAETGISVRDRIAEGTPSAGMAGDVVLLRAAQEALANIRQHAGAGSVAVTLDSDTDAVRLTVSDNGIGLTEPHTDGFGLRGMRSRVAQVGGTVTLSAGAAERGLRLDVEVPT from the coding sequence ATGGACGGCGGCGGGCCCGAGCACCCGACCTGGCATTGGCTGTGGGATCTGTACATGACCGCGATGTGCGGCGTCACGATCGGCGGCGTGCTGCTGCTCGACGATTCGGTACCGGGCCGCTCGCCCGCCGGCGCCGTGGCCGCGCTGGTCGCGATGCTGGTGTGGCTGACCGTCGTCGGCCGGCGGGTGCCGCGGCTGGGCGGGCTCGGCCCGCGCCCGCTGGGCTACGTCCTCGTCGCGGTGGCGCTGTGGTGCGTGGCGATGTGGTGCGCCCCGGCGGCGGTGGCGGCGATTCCCGCGCTGTTCCCCGTGGTGTTCTCCACGCTGCCGCTCGGCGCCGCGATCGGTGCGGCGGTGACGATCGCGGTGCTCCCGCTGGGGCTGGTGCTCGCGGACTCCGGTGCGTCGTCGCGGTACCTCACCATCGCACTGGCGGTGGCGCTGATGGGGCTGGTCACCGGGCCGATCCTGGGCATCTTCATCGTCAACTCGGTCCGCCAGCGGATGGCGCTCGCACTTCTGGTCGACGAGCTGCGCGACAGCCGGGCCGAAACATCAAGACTGTCAAGGGAAGCCGGTGTCGCGGCCGAACGCGAGCGGCTGGCCGGGGAGATCCATGACACCCTCGCGCAGGGATTCACCAGCATCGTGGCGCTGACCCAGGCGATCGAGGCCGAAATGGGCACCGACCCGGAGGCCGCGGCCCGGCATCTGGCGCTCATCGAGTCGACCGCCCGGGAGAATCTCACCGAGGCCAGGACCATGGTCACCCGGCTGACGCCCACCGCGCTGGACGGTGCGACGCTGCCCGCCGCGATCCGGCGGTTGTGCCTCGCCTTCGAGGCGGAGACCGGGATCTCGGTGCGCGACCGTATCGCCGAGGGCACGCCCTCGGCGGGGATGGCCGGCGACGTGGTGCTGCTGCGCGCCGCCCAGGAGGCACTGGCCAACATCCGGCAGCATGCCGGGGCCGGGTCGGTGGCGGTCACCCTGGACAGCGACACCGACGCGGTGCGGCTGACCGTGTCCGACAACGGGATCGGGCTGACCGAACCGCACACCGACGGATTCGGGCTGCGCGGCATGCGATCGCGGGTGGCCCAGGTCGGCGGCACGGTCACGCTGTCCGCCGGGGCCGCCGAACGTGGCCTGCGACTCGACGTCGAGGTGCCGACATGA
- a CDS encoding response regulator, whose protein sequence is MTGGGGRGDGKHTVLLVDDHPVVREGLRGMIEAEDDLTVVGEAASGTEARTMAAALRPDVILMDLRMPDGDGVTTTERILAELPQTRIVVVTTYESDADILRAVEAGAAGYLLKDASRAELAAAVREAAAGKTVLAPSVAGRLMGLMREPAPAALTAREIEVLTQVAQGQTNADIGRALHISEATVKTHLLRTFSKLEVSDRTAAVTTAMALGLLR, encoded by the coding sequence ATGACCGGCGGGGGCGGGCGTGGCGACGGGAAACACACCGTGCTGCTCGTCGACGATCACCCGGTGGTGCGGGAGGGTCTGCGCGGCATGATCGAAGCCGAGGACGACCTGACCGTCGTGGGTGAGGCGGCGTCGGGAACCGAGGCGCGGACCATGGCGGCCGCGCTGCGGCCCGACGTCATCCTGATGGACCTGCGGATGCCCGACGGCGACGGTGTCACCACCACCGAACGCATTCTGGCCGAACTGCCGCAGACCCGGATCGTCGTGGTCACCACCTACGAATCCGACGCCGACATCCTGCGCGCGGTGGAAGCGGGCGCGGCGGGTTACCTGCTCAAGGACGCCTCCCGCGCCGAACTCGCGGCGGCCGTGCGGGAGGCGGCCGCCGGCAAGACGGTGCTGGCGCCCTCGGTGGCGGGCCGGCTGATGGGCCTGATGCGCGAACCCGCCCCGGCCGCGCTGACCGCCCGGGAGATCGAGGTGCTGACACAGGTGGCCCAGGGCCAGACCAACGCCGACATCGGGCGTGCGCTGCACATCAGCGAGGCCACGGTGAAGACGCACCTGCTGCGGACGTTCTCCAAGCTGGAGGTGTCCGACCGCACCGCGGCGGTCACCACCGCGATGGCGCTCGGGTTACTGCGCTGA
- the dapC gene encoding succinyldiaminopimelate transaminase has translation MSPLKSASLPVFPWDTLADVTAAARAHPDGIVDLSVGTPVDDVAPVIQEALAAAGATPGYPTTAGTPELRAAIHAALARRFGITDVAPAAVLPVIGTKELIAWLPTLLGLGAEDTVVIPELAYPTYDVGARLAGAKVLAADSLTQIGPQTPALIYLNSPSNPTGKVLGLDHLRKVVGWARERGVLIASDECYLGLAWDAEPLSVLHPSVCDGDHTGLLAIHSLSKTSSLAGYRAGFVAGDPAVVAELLAVRKHAGMMVPGPVQAAMVAGLEDDEHVAVQRERYARRRAILLPALQAAGFTIDHSEAGLYLWATRGEPCRDTLAWLAERGILVAPGEFYGPAGAQHVRVALTATDERIAAAAQRLG, from the coding sequence GTGAGCCCCCTCAAGTCTGCATCGCTGCCGGTGTTCCCCTGGGACACCCTGGCAGACGTCACTGCTGCCGCACGCGCACATCCGGACGGCATCGTCGACCTGTCGGTCGGCACGCCGGTCGATGATGTCGCCCCGGTGATCCAGGAGGCGCTGGCCGCTGCCGGCGCCACACCGGGATACCCCACCACCGCGGGCACCCCGGAGTTGCGGGCCGCGATCCACGCCGCACTGGCACGCCGGTTCGGCATCACCGACGTGGCGCCCGCGGCGGTGCTGCCGGTGATCGGCACCAAGGAACTCATCGCCTGGCTGCCCACCCTGCTCGGCCTGGGAGCCGAGGACACCGTGGTGATCCCGGAGCTGGCATACCCGACGTACGACGTCGGCGCCCGGTTGGCCGGGGCGAAGGTGCTCGCGGCGGACTCGCTCACCCAGATCGGTCCGCAGACACCCGCCCTGATCTACCTGAACTCGCCGAGCAACCCGACCGGCAAGGTGCTCGGTCTCGATCACCTGCGCAAGGTGGTCGGCTGGGCCCGCGAACGCGGCGTGCTGATCGCCTCCGACGAGTGTTACCTCGGGCTGGCGTGGGACGCCGAACCGCTGTCGGTGCTGCACCCGTCGGTCTGCGACGGCGACCACACCGGTCTGCTGGCCATCCACTCGCTGTCCAAGACCTCCTCGCTGGCCGGTTACCGGGCCGGCTTCGTGGCGGGCGACCCGGCGGTGGTGGCCGAACTGCTCGCAGTGCGCAAGCACGCCGGGATGATGGTGCCCGGACCGGTGCAGGCGGCCATGGTCGCCGGCCTCGAGGACGACGAGCACGTCGCGGTGCAGCGCGAGCGTTACGCCCGCCGCCGCGCGATCCTGCTGCCCGCCCTGCAGGCCGCCGGCTTCACCATCGACCACTCCGAGGCCGGGCTGTACCTGTGGGCCACCCGCGGCGAACCCTGCCGCGACACCCTGGCCTGGCTGGCCGAACGCGGAATCCTGGTGGCGCCGGGCGAGTTCTACGGGCCGGCCGGCGCGCAGCATGTGCGGGTGGCGTTGACCGCCACCGACGAACGTATCGCCGCTGCGGCGCAGCGATTGGGCTGA
- the fdxA gene encoding ferredoxin — translation MTYVIAEPCVDVKDKACIEECPVDCIYEGGRMLYIHPDECVDCGACEPVCPVEAIYYEDDVPDQWSSYTQSNADFFNELGSPGGASKVGQTDNDPQVIKDLEPKGE, via the coding sequence GTGACGTACGTCATTGCCGAACCCTGCGTCGACGTCAAAGACAAGGCATGTATCGAAGAGTGCCCGGTCGATTGCATCTACGAGGGTGGTCGGATGCTGTACATCCACCCGGATGAGTGCGTCGACTGCGGCGCCTGCGAGCCGGTGTGCCCGGTCGAGGCCATCTACTACGAAGATGACGTGCCCGACCAGTGGAGCAGCTACACGCAGAGCAACGCCGACTTCTTCAACGAACTGGGTTCGCCCGGCGGTGCGTCGAAGGTCGGGCAGACCGACAATGACCCGCAGGTCATCAAGGATCTCGAGCCCAAGGGCGAGTGA
- a CDS encoding PadR family transcriptional regulator: MALPHAILVSLCEQASSGYELARRFDRSIGYFWSATHQQIYRTLRAMENDALVRAELVEQRGRPDKKVYSATAAGRAELARWISEPLSGRGSTVADDRTRDLAVKVRAAAYGDVDAIRAQAAALRGERAALLDTYRGFEKQQFPDPAGLTGSDLHQYLVLRGGIRAEEGAIDWLSEVLEVL; encoded by the coding sequence ATGGCCCTCCCGCACGCCATCCTGGTGTCGCTGTGCGAGCAGGCGAGCTCGGGTTACGAGCTGGCCCGTCGGTTCGACCGGTCCATCGGGTACTTCTGGTCGGCCACCCACCAGCAGATCTATCGCACGCTGCGGGCGATGGAGAACGACGCACTCGTGCGGGCCGAACTGGTCGAGCAGCGCGGTCGGCCGGACAAGAAGGTGTACTCCGCGACGGCGGCCGGGCGGGCCGAGCTGGCCCGCTGGATCTCCGAACCCCTGTCCGGGCGCGGCAGCACCGTGGCCGACGACCGCACCCGCGACCTGGCGGTCAAGGTCCGCGCCGCCGCCTACGGCGACGTCGACGCCATCCGCGCGCAGGCCGCCGCCCTGCGCGGCGAACGCGCCGCACTCCTGGACACCTACCGCGGTTTCGAAAAACAACAGTTCCCCGACCCTGCCGGCCTGACCGGCTCCGATCTGCACCAGTACCTGGTGCTGCGCGGCGGTATTCGCGCCGAAGAAGGCGCGATCGACTGGCTTTCGGAAGTATTGGAGGTTTTATGA
- a CDS encoding NADPH-dependent 2,4-dienoyl-CoA reductase, producing MNYPNLLSPLDLGFTTLRNRVIMGSMHTGLEDRARDTDKLAAYFAERARGGVGLIITGGYAPNRTGWLLPFAAEMRSASDARRHRRITAAVHDEGAKIALQILHAGRYAYHPLSVSASSIKAPINPFRPRALRDVYATIGDFVRAALLARDAGYDGVEIMGSEGYLLNQFLAPRTNRRRDEWGGSPVKRRRFPVEIVRRVREAVGADFIIVYRVSLADYVEDGQTWDEIVALATEIEAAGATILNTGIGWHEARVPTIVTSVPSGAFVGTSSALAEHVGIPVVASNRINMPEAAEQILTDTHVQLISMARPLLSDPDWVRKAAADTADQINTCIACNQACLDHAFAHKTVSCLVNPRAGHETTLVLGPTRLARSVAVVGAGPAGLSAAVTAAQRGHRVTLFEAGSSIGGQFDLARRVPGKEEFNETVRYYARMLDAHGVEVRLGVRASADALAGFDEVVLATGVKPRIPDIPGIEHPMVLSYAEVLAGAPVGDSVAVIGAGGIGFDVGEFLVTDASPTLNRKEWQAEWGALDPQDAPSVRGALATPLPLPPAREVFLLQRSKGPQGRGLGKTSGWVHRASLKAKGVQQLSGVNYERIDDDGLHISFGSGHSGARVLAVDNVVVCAGQESVRDLEDALRSRGIEPHVIGGAAVAAELDAKRAIRQGTELAARL from the coding sequence ATGAACTATCCAAACCTGTTGTCCCCGTTGGATCTCGGGTTCACCACGCTGCGCAACCGGGTGATCATGGGCTCGATGCACACCGGCCTGGAGGACCGCGCCCGCGACACCGACAAGCTGGCCGCCTACTTCGCCGAGCGGGCCCGCGGCGGGGTCGGCCTGATCATCACCGGCGGGTATGCACCCAACCGGACCGGGTGGTTGTTGCCGTTCGCCGCCGAGATGCGCTCCGCCTCCGATGCCCGCCGTCATCGCCGGATCACCGCGGCCGTGCACGACGAGGGCGCCAAGATCGCGCTGCAGATCCTGCACGCCGGGCGTTACGCGTACCACCCGCTGTCGGTCAGTGCGTCCTCGATCAAGGCGCCCATCAACCCGTTTCGGCCCCGTGCGTTACGCGATGTCTACGCAACGATCGGCGATTTCGTGCGCGCAGCGCTGCTGGCCCGCGACGCCGGGTACGACGGCGTGGAGATCATGGGCAGCGAGGGATACCTGCTGAATCAGTTCCTGGCGCCGCGAACGAACAGGCGCCGTGACGAGTGGGGCGGCAGCCCGGTGAAGCGCCGGCGTTTCCCGGTCGAGATCGTGCGCCGGGTGCGCGAGGCCGTCGGCGCCGACTTCATCATCGTCTACCGGGTCTCGTTGGCCGACTACGTCGAGGACGGCCAGACCTGGGACGAAATCGTCGCGCTGGCAACCGAGATCGAGGCGGCCGGGGCCACCATCCTGAACACCGGGATCGGCTGGCATGAGGCGCGGGTGCCCACCATCGTCACCTCGGTGCCCAGCGGGGCGTTTGTCGGGACCAGCAGTGCGCTGGCCGAGCACGTCGGGATCCCGGTGGTCGCCTCCAACCGGATCAACATGCCGGAGGCGGCCGAACAGATCCTGACCGACACGCACGTGCAACTGATTTCGATGGCACGGCCGCTGCTGAGCGACCCGGACTGGGTCCGCAAGGCCGCCGCGGACACCGCCGATCAGATCAACACCTGCATCGCCTGCAACCAGGCCTGTCTGGATCACGCGTTCGCGCACAAGACCGTGTCGTGTCTGGTGAACCCTCGGGCCGGGCATGAGACCACCCTGGTGCTGGGGCCGACCCGGCTGGCCCGGTCGGTGGCGGTGGTGGGTGCCGGGCCGGCCGGATTGTCGGCGGCGGTGACGGCAGCCCAGCGCGGGCACCGCGTCACCTTATTCGAGGCCGGGTCGTCGATCGGCGGTCAATTCGACCTGGCCAGAAGGGTTCCCGGCAAAGAAGAGTTCAACGAGACGGTGCGCTACTACGCCCGGATGCTGGACGCGCACGGCGTCGAGGTGCGGTTGGGGGTCCGCGCGTCGGCGGACGCGCTGGCCGGCTTCGACGAGGTCGTGCTCGCCACCGGGGTGAAGCCGCGCATTCCGGACATTCCCGGCATCGAGCATCCGATGGTGCTGTCCTATGCCGAGGTGCTGGCGGGCGCGCCGGTCGGGGACTCGGTGGCGGTCATCGGCGCCGGCGGGATCGGGTTCGACGTCGGCGAGTTCCTGGTCACCGACGCCTCCCCCACCCTGAACCGCAAGGAGTGGCAGGCCGAGTGGGGTGCCCTGGATCCGCAGGATGCCCCCTCGGTGCGCGGTGCGCTGGCGACGCCGCTGCCGCTGCCGCCGGCGCGGGAGGTGTTCCTGCTGCAGCGATCCAAGGGCCCTCAGGGCCGCGGGCTGGGCAAGACATCCGGCTGGGTGCACCGGGCGTCGCTGAAAGCCAAAGGCGTGCAGCAACTGTCCGGGGTGAACTATGAGCGCATCGACGACGACGGCCTGCACATCAGCTTCGGCTCCGGCCACTCCGGGGCGCGGGTGCTGGCGGTGGACAACGTCGTGGTGTGCGCCGGCCAAGAATCCGTGCGCGATCTGGAGGACGCCCTGCGCTCGCGTGGTATCGAGCCCCACGTGATCGGCGGGGCGGCGGTGGCCGCCGAACTCGATGCCAAGCGGGCGATCCGGCAGGGCACCGAGCTCGCGGCCCGGCTGTAG